From Halococcus salsus, the proteins below share one genomic window:
- a CDS encoding phosphotransferase family protein: MSKTLTEDTVHEMVRTIQPSWTVEQIRPTEPSTDAVYHLTAEAGGESVNAILKACTAIAEGDFRPEPYLCQLLDRHTSIPVPQIFGIVDSHEEYPSPFYLMEYCGGQCAGTIELTSDQITRIARTAGRHIGEYHTLGEFQRFGRPRLDCDVTHSQMGATIDDRGLTVADATTGERPDPDTTLWREYGVSSWRSWFESLYRYWITNLNERFADLRPAIEAFIEARFDTLDRSFPAVLSHIDYKYRNLLIRPGTGEMTAVLDWGHSTVMEPYYDLIVTEHHLSHWAPLRSSDRRRVRYALEEGYAQTSSLERDSAFEERRQLYLLQSYLQPLVWFSEWWSDTPKAEQSEMEGKYRQFVTAIVD, translated from the coding sequence GTGAGCAAGACCCTCACCGAGGACACGGTTCACGAGATGGTCCGCACTATTCAACCGTCGTGGACTGTCGAGCAGATACGGCCCACTGAGCCAAGCACAGACGCTGTGTATCACCTCACGGCCGAAGCAGGCGGTGAGTCTGTTAACGCTATTCTGAAGGCCTGTACCGCAATCGCGGAGGGTGACTTCCGGCCGGAACCCTACCTGTGCCAACTCTTGGATCGGCACACCTCGATCCCTGTTCCTCAGATCTTCGGCATCGTCGATAGTCACGAGGAATATCCATCACCCTTCTACCTGATGGAGTACTGTGGAGGCCAGTGTGCGGGCACGATCGAACTCACCTCCGACCAGATCACACGGATTGCACGGACCGCCGGCCGTCACATCGGTGAGTATCACACTCTCGGTGAGTTTCAACGGTTTGGACGCCCCAGGCTCGATTGCGACGTAACTCATTCTCAGATGGGTGCGACGATCGATGACCGTGGCCTCACTGTTGCGGATGCTACCACGGGCGAACGACCCGACCCGGACACTACCCTCTGGCGGGAATACGGCGTCTCCTCATGGCGATCTTGGTTCGAGTCGCTCTATCGTTACTGGATAACGAACTTGAATGAGCGGTTCGCCGATCTCCGACCGGCGATCGAGGCCTTCATTGAGGCACGATTCGATACGTTGGATCGATCCTTTCCCGCTGTGCTCTCGCATATCGATTACAAGTACCGAAACCTCCTCATCCGGCCAGGAACCGGCGAAATGACCGCAGTACTCGATTGGGGTCACTCCACTGTAATGGAGCCATACTACGACTTGATCGTGACAGAGCATCATCTGAGCCACTGGGCTCCGCTTCGGTCATCAGACCGACGACGAGTCCGCTATGCTCTCGAAGAAGGCTACGCTCAGACGAGCTCCTTGGAACGAGACTCAGCGTTCGAAGAGCGGCGGCAGTTGTACCTCCTCCAGTCGTACCTTCAACCACTCGTCTGGTTTTCCGAGTGGTGGTCGGATACCCCCAAAGCAGAGCAAAGCGAGATGGAAGGCAAATACAGGCAGTTCGTAACTGCGATAGTAGATTGA
- a CDS encoding orc1/cdc6 family replication initiation protein, with protein sequence MLNEEGGTSVFDNRDLVEPDTIIDEERIVGRDDQLESVVSFLKPTLQGNRPPNMLLYGPAGTGKSLIIGAVTQQIVELCKSKGERFGVITINCQPINTLDQAVYELVQTTAKSIGTEIGVPETGVSTKRKYRRLYDLINRNYDSVIFILDEIDLLVGRHTNDEPAYSKLLYQLSRASNTNEIEGRVSVAALTNDPKFMENIDGRAESSFNPRDVYFPDYDATQLREILRNRRDAFRPNALEEDVIPLVAAFAAQSHGDARKAIDLFRGAGDLANERGDEEVLEEHVRESQEEIDKDRSLKLVEGLTTQKKISLYSTAGVARYSKRSGSSVPSPVGFKIYQWVTDELDADQMTRETYVKYVKELSTYGLISTSRKSRGRGGGMYMEFTFTGDPTAIMERIVTDTRLGAISDREEILQSIVNAQLREFHEN encoded by the coding sequence ATGCTCAATGAGGAGGGAGGGACGTCAGTTTTCGACAACAGAGACCTCGTTGAGCCCGACACAATCATTGACGAGGAGCGTATCGTCGGTCGCGACGATCAACTCGAATCAGTTGTTTCGTTCCTGAAGCCTACTCTGCAAGGTAATCGGCCACCAAATATGCTGCTGTATGGACCCGCAGGTACTGGGAAATCACTCATAATTGGTGCAGTTACACAGCAAATCGTCGAGCTTTGCAAATCGAAAGGTGAACGTTTCGGCGTTATTACGATCAACTGTCAGCCGATAAACACCCTTGATCAAGCGGTATACGAACTCGTTCAGACGACTGCGAAGAGCATTGGCACAGAGATCGGCGTTCCCGAGACAGGCGTATCGACCAAGCGCAAATATCGACGTCTCTATGATCTCATCAACAGAAACTATGACTCAGTTATTTTCATCCTTGATGAGATAGACCTCCTGGTAGGGCGGCATACGAACGATGAGCCAGCCTACTCGAAGCTACTCTATCAGCTCTCTCGTGCGAGTAACACGAACGAAATAGAGGGACGTGTTTCAGTTGCAGCGTTAACGAACGACCCGAAATTCATGGAAAACATCGATGGCCGCGCGGAGAGTTCGTTTAATCCTCGAGACGTCTACTTCCCAGATTACGATGCTACGCAGTTACGAGAGATTCTCAGGAACCGGCGAGATGCTTTCCGTCCAAATGCCCTTGAGGAAGACGTGATTCCACTGGTAGCAGCATTTGCAGCTCAGAGCCATGGTGATGCTCGAAAAGCAATCGATCTGTTCCGTGGCGCGGGTGATCTCGCTAACGAACGTGGCGATGAAGAAGTTCTGGAAGAGCACGTCCGAGAGTCCCAAGAGGAGATCGACAAGGATCGGTCACTGAAACTCGTCGAGGGACTAACTACTCAGAAGAAGATATCACTCTATTCAACTGCGGGAGTCGCCCGATACTCCAAGCGATCTGGAAGTTCGGTCCCAAGTCCAGTTGGGTTCAAAATCTATCAATGGGTTACTGACGAACTTGATGCAGACCAGATGACTCGCGAGACATATGTGAAGTATGTGAAAGAGCTCTCTACCTACGGTCTAATATCAACATCGAGGAAGAGTCGGGGACGAGGAGGAGGAATGTATATGGAGTTTACCTTTACAGGAGACCCAACAGCAATTATGGAGCGTATCGTGACGGATACGAGGTTAGGAGCTATCAGCGACCGAGAGGAGATTCTTCAGTCGATCGTGAACGCCCAGTTAAGAGAGTTCCACGAGAATTAG
- a CDS encoding winged helix-turn-helix domain-containing protein: MASFGPTPADDTLDEELESWTRTHDTRHRIKHVMAGFREPKPVSHIAERAQCSPKTARKHLEELVDERIASKTDDPQGARYRRNDEYFAWRRAHQLSVDHSEAELLDQLGELEDREEAHQNRFDAELPMYVEFPPEDATHDEIHKTWEALTSWETLRNDIQRYREALRLARKRSDEALSAD; the protein is encoded by the coding sequence ATGGCGAGCTTCGGTCCCACTCCAGCGGACGATACGCTCGACGAAGAGTTGGAGTCATGGACTCGAACTCACGATACGAGACACCGGATCAAACACGTGATGGCTGGGTTCCGGGAACCAAAGCCAGTATCTCATATCGCAGAGCGCGCTCAGTGCTCGCCAAAAACGGCGCGCAAACACCTCGAAGAACTCGTCGACGAGCGAATCGCCTCAAAAACCGATGACCCGCAGGGGGCTCGGTATCGCCGGAATGACGAGTACTTCGCATGGCGGCGCGCACATCAACTATCCGTTGACCACTCCGAAGCGGAACTGCTCGATCAGCTCGGAGAGCTGGAGGATCGAGAAGAAGCCCATCAGAACCGTTTCGATGCCGAGTTGCCGATGTACGTCGAGTTCCCGCCGGAGGACGCCACTCACGACGAGATTCACAAAACCTGGGAAGCACTCACCTCCTGGGAGACCCTCCGCAACGACATCCAGCGGTACCGGGAAGCACTCCGGTTGGCCCGCAAGCGAAGCGACGAGGCGCTGTCGGCCGACTGA
- a CDS encoding PadR family transcriptional regulator has protein sequence MDDLTAFQRDVLYVIAGFGEGSPPYGLAIKEELEKHYSGEVNHGRLYPNLDDLIEMGLLEKGSVDNRTNWYRLTERGQREIDARRDWEDQYLTVEG, from the coding sequence ATGGACGATCTGACCGCCTTTCAGCGGGATGTGCTCTACGTGATTGCGGGATTCGGTGAGGGATCGCCACCGTATGGCTTGGCGATCAAAGAAGAACTCGAGAAGCACTATTCAGGCGAGGTCAACCACGGACGCCTCTATCCGAATCTCGACGACCTGATTGAGATGGGCCTCCTCGAGAAAGGGAGCGTCGACAATCGGACGAACTGGTATCGACTCACTGAGCGCGGCCAGCGCGAGATCGATGCTCGCCGGGACTGGGAAGACCAGTACCTGACGGTGGAGGGATAG
- a CDS encoding transposase: MVAAAFIADATGYNGQSRFFEGEADGSGDDLDGFVADVTTIAQSQCERWESYADIETLICHLPIDHLTFAAHDSLAPYSGRYSMSIHVRAGLLKELNGWNETALHDYLRAHSSLRQDLGFETLPNQSTLWRAWSERFSGELRDAIQECADAIVMAARTCEVPLPDWIETEETDESGGDDTPERQLVAEKTDEVWQQAKPFVTDAFALDRGLNWEIHENAFWEQHAYMGMREDMYARSGPASFSLDTTRERIPTGSTHRYQIGKLSVDDVRSMLRNTTRMLIARARQNGELDGPVFAAIDVTKGFPFTGDVEDHEDDILGYKDGSDYYQWAVLKIVGMDVPLVLDAIPRVRGQSKDEIVGKLLSQASEMVDLDLVMMDREFDSGPVKETCEEYGVHFLNPTRIFERSDEAETIAWMYRNGKRFHVTEEESDDDTPTRKQIYLPKRPHSDDEDEDDDLSAVWTELCGDWEFEDVEGEPSEQMSFSRLLADIQREEDIEERKQIAQDGDVDTAETVVFETNHPYVTARDAGDQRMDGEEFVHMIERLIRWYRRRWGIENGFKKQKHFMVRTTSTERDYRFFNFAFACVLYNVWRLVDLLVKIAIDGENRTYAPRVDANQFLTVAKQYHGLDPPD; the protein is encoded by the coding sequence ATGGTTGCAGCGGCTTTCATCGCCGACGCCACCGGTTACAACGGCCAGTCTCGATTTTTTGAGGGCGAAGCCGACGGGAGTGGCGATGATCTCGACGGATTCGTCGCGGATGTCACGACCATCGCGCAATCACAGTGCGAGCGGTGGGAAAGCTACGCCGACATCGAGACGCTGATCTGCCATCTCCCGATCGATCATCTCACCTTTGCTGCGCACGACTCGCTAGCGCCGTATTCGGGACGGTATTCGATGTCGATCCACGTTCGAGCCGGTCTGCTCAAGGAACTCAACGGCTGGAACGAAACTGCCCTCCACGACTACCTCAGAGCACATTCCTCGCTCCGTCAAGATCTGGGATTCGAGACGCTCCCGAATCAATCAACGCTCTGGCGCGCGTGGAGCGAGCGTTTCAGCGGGGAACTCCGCGATGCCATACAGGAGTGTGCTGACGCGATTGTAATGGCCGCGCGTACCTGCGAGGTTCCGCTTCCCGACTGGATCGAGACCGAAGAAACGGATGAGTCAGGGGGTGACGACACTCCCGAACGCCAACTCGTCGCCGAGAAGACCGACGAAGTGTGGCAACAGGCCAAACCGTTCGTGACCGACGCCTTCGCGCTCGATCGTGGACTGAACTGGGAGATCCACGAGAACGCGTTCTGGGAGCAACACGCCTACATGGGGATGCGCGAGGACATGTACGCCCGCAGCGGCCCGGCATCGTTCTCGCTCGATACCACACGGGAGCGTATCCCAACGGGTTCGACGCACCGCTACCAGATCGGGAAGCTCTCAGTTGACGATGTCCGCTCGATGCTTCGCAATACGACGCGGATGTTGATCGCTCGCGCCCGCCAGAACGGCGAACTCGATGGGCCGGTCTTTGCGGCCATCGATGTGACCAAGGGCTTCCCGTTCACCGGCGACGTCGAGGACCACGAGGACGACATCCTCGGCTACAAGGACGGTAGCGACTACTACCAGTGGGCGGTGCTCAAAATCGTCGGGATGGATGTGCCACTCGTCCTCGATGCCATCCCGCGCGTGCGTGGGCAATCGAAGGATGAGATCGTCGGGAAGCTTCTGTCGCAGGCGTCCGAAATGGTTGATCTCGACCTCGTGATGATGGACCGGGAGTTCGATAGCGGCCCGGTCAAGGAGACCTGCGAGGAGTACGGCGTCCATTTCCTGAACCCCACGCGCATCTTCGAACGCAGCGACGAAGCCGAGACAATCGCGTGGATGTACCGCAACGGGAAACGCTTCCACGTCACCGAAGAGGAATCAGACGACGACACGCCGACGCGCAAGCAAATCTACCTCCCGAAACGGCCGCATTCGGATGACGAGGATGAGGACGACGATCTCTCAGCAGTCTGGACGGAGCTGTGCGGCGACTGGGAGTTCGAGGACGTGGAGGGCGAACCGAGCGAGCAGATGTCGTTCTCGCGGCTGCTCGCGGACATCCAGCGCGAGGAAGACATCGAAGAGCGCAAACAGATAGCGCAGGACGGAGACGTAGACACCGCCGAAACCGTCGTCTTCGAGACCAACCACCCCTACGTGACAGCACGTGACGCTGGCGATCAACGGATGGACGGGGAAGAGTTCGTCCACATGATTGAGCGACTGATCCGGTGGTATCGCCGTCGTTGGGGCATTGAGAACGGCTTCAAGAAACAGAAACACTTCATGGTGCGAACCACCTCGACCGAACGCGACTATCGGTTCTTCAACTTCGCGTTCGCGTGCGTCCTGTACAACGTCTGGCGGTTGGTAGACCTGCTGGTGAAGATTGCCATCGACGGTGAGAACCGCACGTACGCACCACGAGTGGATGCCAACCAGTTCCTGACCGTGGCGAAGCAGTATCACGGACTCGACCCGCCTGACTGA
- a CDS encoding ribbon-helix-helix domain-containing protein encodes MSEATTRANGDDEIVTVNFKVTQSFLDEIDGTWQGRGFNSRSEFIRYTLRDATEFPTFDRDELVALLEAGEDIREGRTMSADEARERFGADGDE; translated from the coding sequence ATGTCCGAAGCGACCACCAGAGCAAACGGAGACGACGAGATCGTCACGGTGAATTTCAAAGTCACACAGTCGTTTCTCGACGAAATCGACGGCACATGGCAGGGACGCGGGTTCAACAGCCGTAGTGAGTTCATTCGGTACACCCTCCGGGACGCGACCGAATTCCCGACGTTCGACCGCGATGAGCTGGTTGCTCTCCTCGAAGCAGGGGAGGATATCCGCGAGGGACGGACGATGAGCGCCGACGAAGCCCGCGAACGGTTCGGAGCGGACGGCGATGAGTGA
- a CDS encoding recombinase family protein: protein MQIAAYVRVSTDDQNEDRQMRAIRQKYSEEETSNQIEWFCDLGESGASTSRQEYQRLREHVAEYDVVVAHELDRLGRSFADLAGFVEDLREKSVDIDLVNQPIGTVGEDDWMVEMMLNMMMVFADAERKMIRSRVQEGIDAAIADGKRVGRPPFGYTVEDGFLQQIPAEYVRTQTFIREVRKGREKHATAAFFEIPDSAVQSILARAEANYDVPFDNDQWRLERAKVSAGEKDLPALDAQNGHPPIPTRSPEQ, encoded by the coding sequence ATGCAGATCGCCGCCTACGTCCGCGTCTCGACCGACGACCAGAACGAGGATCGCCAGATGCGTGCGATCCGCCAGAAGTACAGCGAGGAGGAGACCTCGAACCAGATCGAGTGGTTCTGCGACCTCGGCGAGAGCGGGGCCTCGACCTCCCGGCAGGAGTATCAGCGCCTCCGCGAGCACGTCGCCGAGTACGACGTGGTGGTTGCTCACGAACTCGATCGGCTCGGTCGGTCGTTCGCCGACCTCGCTGGCTTTGTCGAGGACCTCCGCGAGAAGAGCGTCGACATCGACCTCGTGAACCAGCCGATTGGGACGGTCGGCGAGGACGACTGGATGGTCGAGATGATGCTCAACATGATGATGGTGTTCGCCGACGCCGAGCGAAAGATGATCCGCTCGCGTGTCCAGGAGGGTATCGACGCCGCCATCGCCGACGGGAAGCGCGTTGGCCGCCCACCTTTCGGCTACACCGTCGAGGACGGCTTCCTCCAGCAGATTCCCGCCGAGTACGTCCGCACCCAAACGTTCATCCGCGAGGTTCGCAAGGGCCGCGAGAAACACGCCACCGCCGCCTTCTTCGAAATCCCCGATTCAGCGGTCCAGAGCATCCTCGCACGGGCCGAGGCGAACTACGACGTCCCGTTCGACAACGACCAGTGGCGGCTCGAACGCGCAAAGGTCAGCGCAGGCGAGAAGGATCTCCCGGCGCTCGACGCCCAGAACGGCCACCCACCCATACCGACGAGAAGCCCAGAGCAGTAG
- a CDS encoding carbohydrate ABC transporter permease, translating into MYGIAAVFFIPFWRMFQLSIAPQDIVASGEFFWIPSDVTFEYWQRYLFQDLTIYRWAFNTLLIASIATLFVLVVDSMIAFSIARLSWPGQGIILGIILGSFMIPAYVNFIPLYTLINDLGLFNTYWAIIFPVAAGPLGVFLLVQFFQDIPTELEEAARLDGFSSFRIYSRIILPLSTPILAALGIFTFVTSWNQFLWPLIVLNNDQLYTLPIGVVTLRSVNALAPNVIMTSLALASMPLFIVFLLFQDKLISSIQMQAGTG; encoded by the coding sequence ATGTATGGGATAGCCGCCGTGTTCTTCATCCCATTTTGGCGGATGTTTCAGCTGTCAATCGCTCCACAAGATATCGTCGCCAGCGGCGAATTCTTTTGGATTCCATCAGACGTTACCTTCGAGTACTGGCAGCGCTACCTTTTCCAAGACCTCACTATCTATCGGTGGGCGTTCAATACGCTGCTAATCGCCAGTATTGCTACGCTCTTCGTACTTGTGGTTGACTCCATGATAGCGTTCTCAATCGCTCGTCTCAGCTGGCCGGGACAAGGTATTATCCTCGGAATCATTCTAGGAAGCTTTATGATTCCTGCATACGTGAATTTCATTCCACTGTATACCCTTATCAATGATCTCGGTCTGTTCAATACCTATTGGGCGATCATTTTCCCAGTTGCAGCAGGGCCCCTTGGTGTGTTCCTGCTCGTCCAGTTCTTTCAAGACATCCCTACGGAACTGGAGGAGGCAGCCCGACTCGATGGATTCTCTTCGTTCCGGATCTACTCACGGATTATCCTCCCGCTTTCGACGCCAATTTTGGCGGCGCTCGGAATATTTACTTTTGTGACGAGCTGGAACCAATTTCTCTGGCCATTGATCGTCCTCAATAATGACCAGCTGTATACGCTTCCAATTGGTGTAGTTACCCTTCGCTCGGTGAACGCGCTTGCACCAAACGTGATTATGACATCACTGGCATTAGCATCAATGCCACTGTTCATTGTCTTCTTGCTCTTCCAAGACAAGCTCATTTCGAGCATCCAGATGCAAGCTGGAACTGGATAG
- a CDS encoding DUF6141 family protein gives MTIAETYRETQRFGQLWVWVLIGGVGVVSLIASAGLGLVVIAAVAVLFYLVRLTTEVREDGVYVRFAPLHRSFRHISFDEVERCEVTDFGLLTYGGIGIRWTPSTIAYMTTRGRGVKLYCEDQKSVVIGSQRADELATAITKRM, from the coding sequence ATGACCATAGCAGAGACTTACCGAGAAACGCAGCGATTTGGCCAGCTATGGGTCTGGGTACTCATCGGCGGAGTCGGAGTCGTCTCGCTGATAGCGAGCGCAGGACTAGGGCTGGTGGTCATCGCAGCTGTCGCCGTCCTCTTCTATCTCGTCCGTCTTACAACGGAAGTGCGCGAAGACGGTGTCTATGTGCGCTTCGCGCCACTTCACCGTTCATTCCGACATATTTCGTTCGATGAGGTTGAGAGGTGTGAGGTCACGGATTTCGGTCTCCTAACCTACGGAGGGATCGGCATCCGGTGGACACCATCGACTATCGCCTATATGACGACGCGAGGGAGGGGTGTCAAACTCTACTGTGAAGATCAAAAGTCAGTGGTGATCGGATCACAACGTGCTGACGAGTTGGCGACGGCAATCACCAAGAGAATGTGA
- a CDS encoding carbohydrate ABC transporter permease, with translation MKGLYMSLFDWNFLSPAQSTFIGLGNYARLLQDPTYWNALWNTLEFVGLSVPLIVGLSLILALGLNKNLKGGRILQFVYFSPYVLTVSVVALIWVQLFADGGLGTTLVGSFISGTPLNSRFWAMPTIIITTVWWQTGFYFAVLLAARQSIPERLYEAARLDGAGPWRMFRDITLPNMRSGILFVVIASTVFQFQVFGQPYIMTNGGPAGSTETLVLYLYQLGFETRELGFGSAVGYTLLGILILVSVLNYYLIGGTNE, from the coding sequence GTGAAGGGGCTGTACATGAGTCTCTTTGATTGGAATTTCTTGTCACCAGCACAATCGACATTCATTGGTCTAGGTAATTACGCCCGGTTGCTTCAGGATCCAACGTACTGGAACGCGCTCTGGAACACTTTGGAATTCGTTGGCTTGAGCGTCCCCTTAATTGTCGGTTTGAGTCTGATACTCGCACTCGGATTGAATAAAAATCTCAAGGGAGGCCGCATCTTGCAATTCGTGTACTTCAGTCCGTACGTGTTGACGGTCTCAGTTGTTGCACTGATCTGGGTCCAGCTATTTGCGGATGGTGGTCTCGGAACAACGCTCGTTGGCTCGTTCATTAGCGGCACTCCTCTCAATTCGAGATTCTGGGCAATGCCGACGATAATTATAACGACAGTGTGGTGGCAGACCGGGTTCTACTTCGCGGTCCTTCTTGCCGCGCGACAAAGTATTCCGGAGCGGCTGTATGAGGCAGCACGACTGGATGGCGCAGGCCCGTGGCGCATGTTCCGAGATATTACACTCCCGAACATGAGGTCGGGGATACTATTCGTTGTCATCGCATCGACTGTTTTTCAGTTCCAAGTGTTCGGTCAGCCCTACATCATGACCAATGGAGGCCCTGCCGGAAGCACTGAAACGCTCGTACTGTATCTGTATCAGCTCGGTTTCGAAACACGGGAACTAGGATTTGGATCGGCGGTCGGGTACACGCTACTAGGGATTCTCATCTTAGTTTCAGTACTCAATTACTACCTCATAGGAGGCACCAATGAGTAA
- a CDS encoding TATA-box-binding protein, translating to MAENPDIEPYIEALEIQNVVASSAIGQEIDLEALAMDLEGVDFDPEEFPGLIYRIEEPHATALIFRSGKIVCTGANSVDGVHEALASVFETLRDLSLRVDDDPTITVQNIVVSGDLGERLNLNAIAIGFGLEAVEYEPEQFPALVYRLEDPAVAALLFGSGKTIITGCKQLEDAEEATDVLVERLSDLSLLG from the coding sequence ATGGCTGAGAACCCGGATATCGAACCGTACATCGAGGCTCTTGAGATTCAGAACGTCGTTGCCTCCTCGGCGATTGGGCAGGAAATCGATCTCGAAGCACTCGCGATGGATCTTGAGGGTGTCGACTTCGACCCAGAGGAGTTTCCCGGCCTTATCTACCGAATCGAAGAGCCACACGCGACAGCGCTGATCTTCCGCTCGGGGAAGATAGTGTGTACTGGAGCAAACTCCGTCGATGGGGTCCACGAAGCACTCGCGTCAGTATTTGAGACACTTCGCGATCTCAGTCTTCGAGTAGACGATGATCCGACCATCACCGTTCAGAATATCGTTGTGAGCGGTGACCTTGGTGAGAGGCTCAATCTGAATGCGATCGCGATCGGTTTTGGGCTCGAAGCCGTCGAATACGAACCGGAACAGTTCCCAGCACTCGTCTATCGCTTGGAGGATCCTGCTGTCGCCGCCCTCCTGTTTGGGTCGGGAAAGACAATCATCACAGGGTGCAAGCAACTCGAGGATGCCGAAGAGGCGACAGACGTTCTCGTTGAACGGCTCTCAGATCTCTCTCTTCTCGGCTGA
- a CDS encoding TRAM domain-containing protein, whose amino-acid sequence MVEIPDSLECLFTTSLEEQDGSYTIEVPRTELEKGSLTAGETYRVVLLEGPESPTSSTSTQSQPDEQAPPVESGDIREVTIESLGDQGDGIAKVERGYVVIVPGARPGDEVTVEIRETRENVAFADIQEPDSMSEDGMSLESGETIADEAPDDDD is encoded by the coding sequence ATGGTCGAGATTCCTGATTCCCTTGAGTGTCTGTTCACTACATCACTCGAAGAGCAGGACGGCTCCTATACTATCGAAGTACCTCGTACAGAGCTCGAAAAGGGGTCGCTCACAGCAGGCGAAACTTATCGTGTTGTGTTGTTGGAGGGCCCGGAGTCACCGACGTCATCGACATCGACTCAGAGCCAGCCTGATGAGCAAGCTCCGCCGGTTGAGAGCGGGGATATCCGGGAGGTAACCATCGAATCGCTGGGTGACCAGGGCGACGGCATCGCGAAAGTCGAACGGGGATACGTCGTCATCGTTCCAGGAGCCCGTCCAGGCGATGAAGTGACCGTCGAGATTCGGGAAACTCGTGAGAATGTCGCGTTCGCAGACATTCAAGAACCCGATTCCATGAGTGAGGATGGGATGTCATTGGAATCAGGAGAAACGATCGCGGATGAAGCACCCGATGACGACGACTAG
- a CDS encoding ParA family protein: protein MTDTHTTRITVANQKGGAGKTTDVIHTGGALSARGHDVLLVDIDYHGGLTCSLGYSELYYDTDRITLFDVLDFDQMNSVNDIITEHEEFDILPASEKLANNKNIQTLLEAPKSRERLGMTLNELDKSYDYIIVDTPPSLNVLTDNALVASGNVVIPVIPEQLNANSLQIFAKQLGSLEPAYGDINRLAIVCNRVEQNAEHRNTIKEIESAYSLPVFEIPKRTDLSQSIGEGVSVFGFGKENKRVEDARNLFDEIADLFDETFEKTPSKEVEA from the coding sequence ATGACTGACACCCACACCACGCGGATCACCGTAGCGAATCAAAAAGGAGGCGCAGGGAAGACGACGGACGTCATCCACACAGGCGGCGCACTGTCCGCGCGTGGCCATGACGTACTTCTTGTCGATATCGACTATCATGGAGGACTCACATGCTCACTCGGCTATAGCGAGCTGTACTACGATACGGACCGGATAACACTATTCGATGTTCTGGACTTCGACCAGATGAATTCGGTCAATGATATCATTACTGAGCATGAGGAGTTCGACATACTCCCCGCCAGCGAGAAACTTGCAAACAACAAGAACATCCAAACTCTCCTCGAAGCTCCCAAAAGCCGGGAGCGACTAGGGATGACGCTCAACGAACTCGATAAGAGCTACGACTACATTATCGTAGACACCCCACCGTCTCTCAACGTTCTCACTGACAATGCACTCGTTGCAAGCGGGAATGTGGTCATTCCGGTGATCCCTGAGCAACTAAACGCCAATAGTCTCCAGATTTTCGCAAAGCAGCTAGGATCGCTCGAACCAGCTTATGGTGATATCAATCGTCTCGCCATCGTCTGTAACCGTGTTGAACAGAACGCCGAACATCGGAACACTATCAAGGAGATAGAATCGGCGTACTCGCTCCCTGTATTTGAGATTCCAAAGCGCACAGACCTCTCGCAATCGATTGGAGAAGGTGTGTCGGTTTTCGGCTTTGGCAAGGAGAACAAGCGTGTCGAAGACGCTCGCAACCTGTTCGACGAGATTGCCGATCTATTCGACGAGACGTTCGAGAAAACACCCTCCAAGGAGGTAGAAGCATGA